Proteins encoded within one genomic window of Marispirochaeta aestuarii:
- a CDS encoding type II toxin-antitoxin system RelE family toxin, which yields MAWTIDFSGTAERQLKKLDRQWQRAILDYLEDEIAPLDNPRQRGKALVGDKKGLWRYRINDYRVICQILDTELVILALAIAHRKDVYK from the coding sequence TTGGCTTGGACGATTGATTTTTCTGGTACAGCAGAGAGGCAATTAAAGAAATTAGATCGGCAATGGCAGCGAGCCATCTTGGATTATTTGGAAGATGAGATAGCCCCTCTCGATAATCCACGGCAACGGGGAAAAGCTCTTGTCGGCGATAAAAAAGGCTTGTGGCGCTATAGAATTAATGATTATCGAGTTATCTGCCAAATACTGGATACAGAACTGGTAATATTAGCTTTAGCAATCGCACATCGTAAAGATGTGTATAAGTAA
- a CDS encoding GxxExxY protein: protein MSGFIHKELSNKVLGAAFKVHSALGEGLLEKVYQRAYMLELQAQGLSVVQQAAFPVFYRGESVGTFRADMVVNNAILIELKAVSQVTSGMESQLYNYLKLSSLQVGYLFNFNAPSLYYKRLVNTRGQPR, encoded by the coding sequence ATGTCAGGGTTCATTCACAAGGAACTGTCAAACAAGGTTTTAGGGGCTGCGTTCAAGGTGCACTCCGCGTTGGGCGAAGGCTTGCTCGAAAAGGTTTATCAGCGGGCGTACATGCTGGAGCTCCAGGCCCAGGGGCTTTCCGTAGTACAGCAGGCGGCCTTCCCCGTCTTTTATCGCGGAGAGTCCGTCGGTACGTTCCGGGCCGATATGGTGGTAAACAATGCTATCCTCATCGAGCTTAAAGCTGTCTCGCAGGTTACTTCCGGTATGGAATCTCAGCTTTACAACTACCTTAAGCTCTCAAGCTTACAGGTCGGGTATCTGTTCAACTTTAATGCTCCGTCGCTCTACTACAAACGGTTGGTTAATACCCGGGGCCAGCCCCGTTAA
- a CDS encoding addiction module antidote protein, with protein sequence MREYRNFVKDVVKDSNESSLYLEAALEEYEHDGNLSAFLKAIRTVVDAQGGMTILAEKTELNRQHLYRSLSETGNPTIRTLNAVLLALGLKLSIQKAS encoded by the coding sequence ATGCGAGAATATAGGAACTTTGTCAAAGATGTTGTAAAAGACTCAAACGAATCTTCGCTCTACCTGGAAGCAGCATTAGAAGAATATGAACACGATGGCAATCTGTCTGCTTTTCTTAAGGCCATACGTACAGTTGTCGATGCTCAAGGCGGCATGACTATTCTCGCTGAAAAAACTGAATTAAATCGTCAGCACCTTTATCGTTCTTTATCAGAAACAGGCAATCCCACTATCCGTACCTTAAATGCTGTTCTTCTTGCGCTTGGTTTAAAGCTAAGTATTCAGAAAGCGTCGTAA
- the relB gene encoding type II toxin-antitoxin system RelB family antitoxin, which produces MLAVRLDPDMEEKLNKLSKETGRSKSFYVKQALENYLEDREDYLLALSVLEKKEPRKSIKEVRKELGLDD; this is translated from the coding sequence ATGCTTGCGGTAAGACTTGATCCTGACATGGAAGAAAAGCTCAACAAGCTTTCAAAAGAAACGGGAAGGAGCAAAAGCTTTTACGTGAAACAGGCATTAGAAAACTATCTAGAAGATAGAGAAGATTATTTGCTTGCGCTTTCAGTCCTGGAAAAGAAAGAACCACGGAAATCGATCAAGGAAGTGAGAAAAGAGCTTGGCTTGGACGATTGA